The sequence TATCACAGTCAGATTATAAATATGGTTTTTATTCTGATATAGAATCGGAATCAGCCCCTCTCGGTCTCACTGAGGAAACGATACGATTCATTTCTGAAAAAAAAAAAGAACCACAGTGGATGTTAGAATGGAGATTGCATGCGTATTCTCATTGGCTGACACTCAAAGAACCACATTGGCAAAATATAACATACCCGCCAATAAACTATCAAGATATGATTTATTATTCTGCTCCCAAACCCAAAAAAGAACTTAAAAGCTTAGATGAAATAGACCCTGAACTCAGAGAAACCTTTGAAAAATTAGGTATATCTTTAGGAGAACAGAAGAGGCTAGCAGGTGTAGAAGGAGGTATAGCCGTAGATGCAGTATTAGATAGTGTTTCGGTCGCTACCACCTTTAAAAAAACATTAGCAGAGTTAGGTATTATTTTTTGTTCCTTCAGCGAAGCAGTGCAAGAACATCCCGAATTAATAAAAAAATATTTAGGTTCAGTAGTTCCTACCAATGATAATTATTTTTCAGCCCTCAATGCTGCGGTTTTTTCTGATGGGTCTTTTTGTTATATTCCCAAAGGAGTCCGTTGCCCTATGGAACTATCTACTTATTTTCGCATAAATGCGAGCAAAACAGGGCAGTTTGAACGAACCCTTATTATAGCAGATGAGCGTTCTTATGTAAGTTATTTAGAAGGATGTACTGCACCGATGCGTGATGAAAATCAACTCCATGCCGCAGTCGTAGAAATATACGCCGCAAAAAATGCCGAAGTAAAATACTCCACTGTCCAAAATTGGTATCCTGGTAATAAAGAAGGAAAAGGAGGCATTTATAACTTTGTAACGAAAAGAGGACTTTGTGCGGGAGATAATTCAAAAATATCATGGACACAAGTAGAAACAGGCTCAGCTATTACTTGGAAATATCCCAGCTGTATCCTAAAAGGTGATAATTCTGTAGGAGAATTTTACTCTGTAGCGGTAACAAATAATTTGCAGCAAGCAGATACAGGAACAAAGATGATCCACATAGGAAAAAATACAAGGTCGAGAATAGTTGCCAAAGGCATATCGGGAGGCAGAAGCCAAAATA comes from Chitinophagaceae bacterium and encodes:
- the sufB gene encoding Fe-S cluster assembly protein SufB; translation: MSKENSNAILEEISQSDYKYGFYSDIESESAPLGLTEETIRFISEKKKEPQWMLEWRLHAYSHWLTLKEPHWQNITYPPINYQDMIYYSAPKPKKELKSLDEIDPELRETFEKLGISLGEQKRLAGVEGGIAVDAVLDSVSVATTFKKTLAELGIIFCSFSEAVQEHPELIKKYLGSVVPTNDNYFSALNAAVFSDGSFCYIPKGVRCPMELSTYFRINASKTGQFERTLIIADERSYVSYLEGCTAPMRDENQLHAAVVEIYAAKNAEVKYSTVQNWYPGNKEGKGGIYNFVTKRGLCAGDNSKISWTQVETGSAITWKYPSCILKGDNSVGEFYSVAVTNNLQQADTGTKMIHIGKNTRSRIVAKGISGGRSQNSYRGQVKIMKRAEKSRNFSQCDSLLLSDMCGAHTFPYIDVENNTSIVEHEATTSKIGEDQIFYCNQRGINNEDAVALIVNGFAKEVMNQLPMEFAVEAQKLLAISLEGSVG